In Paludisphaera rhizosphaerae, one DNA window encodes the following:
- a CDS encoding CHC2 zinc finger domain-containing protein → MRPDAPRPRHDPAEIRAKASLLELAREAVPNMRREGAEWCGLCPFHSEKTGSFRIHERKGVFKCHGCGAGGTVIDFVMKLDGKSFGEAMDYLAGRLGLTPATGPVRPLRRRVPPKDPAADDRRKAQNVETAFGIWRGCTSSDDTMAQLYLMGRAIDIAARGGMPARLGFAHLLKHAPSGKSFPAMVGLITGAGGKFLGVHRTFLAFDSPANHPRAAKALAARLGREPDRVVVKAPVDGAKTMLGRAMGGCVCLARPGPVLAIAEGIETALSVQQATGLPCWAALSLGNIGGVPVPDEVREVRLFADNDMRGPDKAERIIQAAARGYRDEGLGASVVRAPKGMDFNDLIMEDYE, encoded by the coding sequence GTGCGGCCTGATGCGCCGCGGCCCCGCCACGACCCGGCCGAGATCCGGGCGAAGGCCTCGCTGCTGGAGCTGGCCCGCGAGGCCGTGCCGAACATGCGGCGCGAGGGCGCGGAATGGTGCGGGCTCTGCCCTTTCCACTCCGAGAAGACGGGCTCGTTCCGAATCCACGAGCGGAAGGGGGTCTTCAAGTGCCACGGATGCGGCGCCGGCGGGACGGTCATCGACTTCGTGATGAAACTGGACGGCAAGTCCTTCGGCGAGGCGATGGACTACCTGGCCGGCCGCCTGGGTTTGACGCCCGCGACCGGCCCGGTCCGTCCGCTCAGGAGGCGAGTCCCGCCGAAGGACCCGGCGGCGGACGATCGCCGCAAGGCGCAGAACGTCGAAACGGCGTTCGGCATCTGGCGCGGCTGCACGTCGTCGGACGACACGATGGCGCAGCTCTACCTCATGGGCCGAGCGATCGATATCGCCGCCCGCGGCGGCATGCCCGCGCGGCTGGGATTCGCCCACCTGCTCAAGCACGCGCCATCCGGCAAGTCCTTCCCCGCCATGGTCGGCCTGATCACCGGCGCGGGCGGCAAGTTCCTGGGCGTGCATCGCACGTTCCTGGCGTTCGACTCCCCGGCGAACCACCCCAGGGCCGCGAAGGCGCTCGCCGCCCGGCTGGGGCGCGAGCCGGACCGGGTGGTGGTCAAGGCCCCGGTCGACGGCGCGAAGACCATGCTCGGCCGGGCGATGGGCGGCTGCGTCTGCCTCGCCCGGCCGGGCCCGGTGCTGGCGATCGCCGAGGGGATCGAGACCGCGCTCTCGGTCCAGCAGGCGACGGGCCTGCCGTGCTGGGCGGCGCTGTCGCTCGGCAACATAGGCGGCGTGCCCGTGCCCGACGAGGTGCGCGAGGTGCGGCTGTTCGCCGACAACGACATGCGCGGGCCGGACAAGGCGGAGAGGATCATTCAGGCCGCCGCGCGCGGCTATCGGGACGAAGGGCTGGGGGCGAGCGTCGTGCGCGCGCCGAAGGGCATGGATTTCAACGACTTGATCATGGAGGACTACGAATGA
- a CDS encoding helix-turn-helix domain-containing protein, protein MDPIKTLDDIQARAKREKITMERVLREAGSARSTILRIRKRRSSPLVATLQKLEAALERLIERKNRGDAA, encoded by the coding sequence ATGGACCCCATAAAGACACTCGACGACATCCAGGCGCGGGCGAAGCGCGAGAAGATCACGATGGAGAGGGTGCTGCGGGAGGCGGGCTCGGCCCGATCGACGATCCTGCGCATCCGCAAGAGGCGCAGCAGCCCGCTCGTGGCCACGCTCCAGAAGCTGGAGGCGGCCCTGGAGCGGTTGATCGAGCGGAAGAACCGGGGAGACGCCGCGTGA